CGCCCCTTTCCCGATCCGGACGCCACCGCGCGGCGGGTGTGCCGCGCCCCAGGGTCCGGTGGGCGATGACCATCCGGCGATCCGACCCGGGCGACGGCTCTTCCAACGGCTCTTTCAGCGGTTCTTCCAACGGCTCTTCAGGCGGAGTTCCGCACGGTCAGGCCTCCGCCCGGCCTTGCGCCGCGGGCGGGGGTGTCCGCTAGGACGGCCCGCCCTCAGGAGCGGTGTCCGCGGGGTGATGCCGTCCCGTCAGGCGGGTGGCGTCCGCGTCACGTCCGCACGGGAGTGCCGCACGGTCAGGCGGGTGGCGTCCGCGTCACGTCCGCACGGGAGTGCCGCACGGTCAGGCGGGTGCCGTCGGATCACCTCCGCCGGGAGTGCCGCACGGTCAGGCGGGTGCCGTCCGCCGGCTGATGCCGTCCGGCGCCGCCGGTGCGAGACCGACCGGTTCGAAGAGCACCTGGCCGCTGTGGACTCCCCCTCCTCCCGATCCCCCGCTCAGCAGATACACCTGGGCCTCGGCGACATCGAAGAACATCCCGTCCAGCCGCAGGGTGCCCTGGGCGAGCCTGCGGGCGACCGGCCCGTGGGCGCGCAGATGCTCCAGCTGCTGGACGACATTGCTCAGGCTCAGCTGCTCCACCGCGTCGCCGGCGGGTCGGCCCTCCAGTCTCGGTACGTGGTCGTCGCGGGACACCATCCGCGCCAGCCCCGGCTCTCCGTGCCGCAGCCAGCGCCGCAGCGGCGTCCCATCCCCGGCGCCGTCCGGCGGGCCTTCGAGCAGGGCCCGCATCGCCCCGCAGCCCGAGTGGCCGCAGACCGTGATCGAGCTCACCTCCAGCACGTTCACGGCGTACTCGATCGCCGCCGCGACGGAGTCGTCAACGGTCTCCTCGCCCGGTCTCGGCACCAGGTTGCCCATGTTCCGAACGGTGAACAGGTCACCCGGGCCGCTCGCGGTGATCATGCTGGTGACCAGGCGGGAGTCGGCACAGGTCAGAAAGAGCTGGGAGGGCCGCTGACCTTCGCGGGCCAGGCGGGCCAGCTCGTCGCGCACCAACGGGGCCGTGTTCCGCTGGAAGGAGCTGAGTCCGCTGGCCAGTCGACGCCGGTGCCCCTCCGGCTTCTGCTCCTGGCCGACGGCCGGGTGCCCTCCGCAGTGGTGGTTCCGCCAGGGGTTCCACGGCCGGCAGCAGCTGTGCGGGGCGGGGACCGGTTCGGTGGGCCGCCCGCCCGGGCCCCCGCTGAACTCGGCCGAGCCGCCCTGCGCCTCGTGGGCCGACCGCCAGCCGTGCAGCGCCTCGTGCGCGGCATGGTCGATGAACGAGCCGTCCAGCTCCACCACGGCGTCGGAGCCCTGGGGCACCTGCGCCAGCACCCGGCTCAACCGCGGCACCGCGAGGAACGTCAGCTGCCCTCGCACCCTGATCCGAAGAGTCCCGTCCCGTTCCGCCACGGTGACCCGCGTCCTGGTGAGCCGGTGCAGCGCCACAGCCACGGCCGCCGCGATCCCGAGGGCGACCCCGGCGAGCACGTCGACGACGACGACCCCCGCCATCGTCACCGCGCACACCGCCGTCTCGCGGTTCCGCCGCACGCTGCGCAGATGTCCGACATTGACCATCTGCGCACCGACCACCGCCACCAGGGCGGCCAGCGCGGCGAGTGGGATCAGATCGAGAACCGGTGCGAGCAGCAGTGCGGCGAGGGCGACCCACAGCCCGTGGAGAATCGTCGAGTGCCGGCTGACACCTCCCGCCCGCACATTGGCCGTACTGCGCACGGCGACCCCGGCGACAGGGAGTCCGCCGAGGGCACCGGAGACCGTGTTGGCCGCTCCCTGACCGGCCAGTTCACGGTCCAGATTCGAGCGGTGGACGGTGTGCCGGGCGTCCCCGCGGGCCGCCACCAGTTTGTCGACCGCCACCGCGGACAGCAGGGACTGCACGCTGGTGACCAATGTGATGGTCAGGACCGCGGCGGCGATGGCCGGCACCGGACCTTCGGGCAGGGCGGGCAGGGCGTGGCTCCGCCATGAGGGCAGGTCCACGCGTGGCAGCCGGAGGCCGGCGAGCGAGGCGAACAGGGTCGCGCCCACTACTGCGGCGAGTGCGGCGGGGGCCTTCCGCAGCAGTCGGCCCGCGCTCCCCGGCACATGGGGCCAGGCGAGCAGCAGCGCGACGGTCACGGCACCGACCGAGAGCGCGGCCGGGTGGAGCCGGGCCAGCCGCGCGGGCAGCGCGAGCAGGTTGTCGAGCGCGGAGCTGTACGGCGTGCCGCCGAGGACGATGTGCAGTTGGGCGAGGGCGATGGTGATTCCGATGCCGGCCAGCATGCCGTGCACGATCGCCGGACTGACGACGAGCGCGGAACGGGCCACCCGCATCGCTGCGAGGGCGAGTTGGGTGAGGCCGGCCAGGACGGTGATGGCGCAGGTGGCCCGCCACCCGAACCGGTGGATGAGATCGGCCGTGATCACCGTGAGGCCCGCCGCGGGTCCGCTGACCTGGAGTGGGGATCCGCCGAGAAAACCCCCGACGACGCCGCCCACCGCGGCGGCCACGAGCCCTGCCTGGAGGGGTGCGCCGGTGGCCAGGGCGATGCCGAGGGAGAGCGGTAGCGCGATCAGGAAGACGCAGACCGAGGCGGACAGGTCGGCGGAGGCGATCCGTAAGCCGCGGCCGGGTCGCCGTGGCCACCGGTTCCGGTCACCGGCCGGCCCGGCGCCCGGCGGGCCGTGCGGGCGCTGGTGCCGGGCGGTGCCCCGCGTGCGGGCCTCGGTGCCGTTGCCGGCGTCGGCGGCGTGACGGGTCCCGGAGGGGCTCGCCGTCCGGCGGGGCCGGTCCGGGCCTTCCGGCCGCTCTCGGCCGTCGGGACGGTCGGACCGTGAGTCGCCTCGTGCGCGGCCGTCTCTCTCGGTGCGGGTGCGACGACTCGGAATGCGGAAGGAGCCGAGGCCGGTCAGGCGGGGCGTGCGGGGTTTGCGGGGCGCTCGGGAGGCACAGGGAAGATCGCAGGCAGACATGGTCTTGTCTCCTCCGGGGTGGCGCGGTCGCGGAATGCGGGCGCGGCCGTGGGCCGCGGCGCGCGACGGCGGGATGCTCTTGGCGGAATGCCCGAAACCGGAGCCGGGCTCGGTCACAGTCCCAACTCTCGGTAAATGAATCGTAATGCCGAGTAAAAAGCGGAACGCGGCTTTAAGTGGCAAATAGGACTCTCGTTCATCCAATCCGGTGATTAGTCATTCCGGCTCGGCCTGCCTCCCCCGCTCCATTCGCTCGGGTGGGAGTTTGATCCGGGTGCGCAGTCGTATCGGCGTATCGAACCGCGTATCACAGCACACGACGGAAGAGGGTGGACGGATGCTGCCCACCGCACGAAGGGCCCTCCTCGGTGCCGTGGCCACCGTGCTCGCCGTGGGCCTCGCCGCATGCACCGGTGGCGGTGGAGGGCCAGGGCTCTCCGGCGCCCTGGGGAACCAGCTGGGTCAGATCGGGGACGGCTCGACCTCGTACACCGGAACCCAGCCGGGCCTGGCGCGCCCCGAGCGGCTGAAGCCGGGTCAGAAACCGCCGCAGTTCGTGGTCTTCTCCTGGGACGGGGCGGGCGAGGACCGCGCGAAGCTCTTCGCCCGCTTCCGGGAGGTGGGCAGGAAGCACGGCATCACGATGACCTACTTCCTCAGCGGCGTGTACCTGCTGCCCGAGGGGAAGGCCGAGCTGTACGACCCGCCCCGGCACGAGCGGGGACGCTCCGACATCGGCTTCAACGACACCGAGGGCATCAAGGCCACCGTTCGCGAACTCCGCGCCGCCTGGCTGGACGGGAACGAGATCGGCACCCACTTCAACGGCCACTTCTGCGGGCCGGTGGGTGGCGGCGCCACCTGGACGCCCGAGGAGTGGAGCAGCGAGCTCGCCCAGGCCAGGTCGTTCGTGCAGAACTGGCGCACCAACGCGGGACTGCCGCGCGAGCGGTCGCTGCCGTTCGACTACGACCGGGAGCTCGTCGGCGCCCGCACACCCTGTCTCGAAGGGCGTGACAACTTCCTGAAGGTCGCAGCGAAGCAGGGCTTCCGCTACGACAGCAGCGGTATCAGCGAGCAGATCTGGCCGGACAGGAAGCACGGAGTGTGGGACCTCTCGCTGCAGATGGTCCCCGTGCCCGGACGCGCCTTCGAGACGCTCTCCACGGACTACAACTTCATGATCAACCAGTCCGGTACCGCCAAGGGCGCCCCCAGCATGCACACCTTCTGGGGCAACCAGATGCGCGACGGGCTGATCCAGGGCTTCAACCGTGCCTACCAGGGCAATCGCGCGCCGCTCATCATCGGCAACCACTTCGAGTCGTGGAACGGCGGCACCTACATGCGCGCGGTAGAGCAGACCATCGGGTACGTCTGCGTGCAGCGCGACGTGCGGTGCGTCTCGTTCCGCCAGCTCGTCGACTGGCTGGACGAGCAGGACCCCGAGGTGCTGAGGAGACTGCGCACGCTGCCGGTCGGCCGGGCGCCGAGCAGCGGCTGGAAGAGCTTCCTGACCGAGGCCTCCCCGGGCTCCGACAAGCCGGGCGGCGCGCCGGTGGCCGACGGCGCCCCCCGTCCCGGGCCGGACCCGGCCGAACCGGACAGGGCCGGTGGGCCACGGGCCGCGGCGGCGTCGAACCCGGCACCAGCCCCGAGGGCCGGCTCCGCCGCCTCCGGCGCGGACCGGACCCGTCCGGTCCGCGTCGAAGGTGGATGAGGGCCGGCCCCTCCCGGGCCTGCCGGCGCACGGCGGACCCGCGGCGGTCAGGCCGGTTGCGGCGCGCTGAACTGCGCGGCCTGCTCTCCGAGCACGAAGTCGGGGTCGACCTGGGCGGCCAGGTCGACCCCCGTCTTCGCATTCCCCCAGCTCTCCGCGTTCTTCAGATGGAAGTGCACCATCTGCCGGGTGTACCGCACCCAGTCGCGCCGCGCGTAGGACGCGTCGGCCGCCTGCCGCAGCGTCCGCAGTGCCGCACGGTTGGGCTCCTCCAGTTCCGCGAAACGGGGCGGACGGCCCTTCTCCATCGACCGCACCCAGTCCGAGTGCCCGACGGCCACAAGGAGATCGTCACCCACCTCGTCGCGCAGGAACCCGAGGTCGTCCGGCCCCTGGATCTTGTTGCCGACGACTTTGAGCGCGACGCCGAAGTCACGGGCGTAGTCCAGGTACTGGCGGTACACCGAGACGCCCTTGCGGGTGGGCTCGGCCACCAGGAACGTCATGTCGAAGCGGGTGAACATGCCGGAGGCGAACGAGTCGGAGCCCGCCGTCATGTCGACCACGACGTACTCGTCCGGGCCGTCGACGAGGTGGTTGAGGCACAGCTCCACCGCTCCGACCTTGGAGTGGTAGCAGGCGACGCCGAGGTCCGACTCGGTGAACGGGCCGGTCGCCATCAGCCGGATCTGCCCGTCGTCGAGCCGCACCGTCCGGGCACAGGCGTCGTAGACCGGGTTGTCCTCACGGACACGCAGCAGCCGCGAGCCCTCTCCGGGCGGTGTCGTCTTGATCATCTTCTCGGCGGAGGTGATCCGCGGATTGGTGCCGCGCAGGTACTCCTTGATGAGCGGCAGGTGTGCGCCCATCGCGGGCAGCTCCCCGGCCTCCTGCTCGTCGAGCCCGAGCGCGGCGCCCAAGTGCTGGTTGATGTCGGCGTCCACCGCGACGACATGGGCCTGCTGGGCGGCGAGGTGACGGATGAAGAGCGAGGACAGCGTCGTCTTGCCGCTACCGCCCTTTCCCACGAAAGCGATCTTCATGTTCACCTAAGGTAGCGGGTCGGTGGCCCGTGGTGTCCGCAGTGGGTGAAGAAGACCACTCCAACGTGGGGTGCGCGGTCGGGGCGCGTAGCCTCCCTGCTTATGAGTACGAACTCCTCTGACCCCTTGGCCGCACTGGGTGACCTCCCCGGGGTCGCGGATGCCGTGGACTCGGTGCGCAAGGCCGTGGACCGTGTCTACGGACACCGCGTCATGCGGCGCCGCAGCAACGAGGTCACCTCGGAGGCAGCGCTCCGCGGAGCCCGGGCGTCCGCCGCGCTCTCGGGCGCGGACTGGGCGCTGGAGGAGGTCCGCCGGCGCACGGACTTCGGCAGTGGGGGAGAGGCCCGTACCGTGGGGGCGGCACTCCGGCTGACCGCCGAGGCGGGGCAGCTGCTGTCCATCTGGAGGCAGTCTCCGCTGCGTGTGCTGGCCCGGCTGCACCTGGTCGCCGAGGGCGGCGCCGCCCCCGACGAGACGGTCGGCAGGCCGCGACTCGTGGGAGAGGAGGTCGACGAGCCGCTGATCGATGCGCCACTTCCGGACGCGGAGGAGGTGGCCGGGCGGCTCGAGGGGCTCTCGCGCCTGGTCATCGCGGGGAGTTCGGCCCCTGCGCTGGTGCTGGCCGCCGTGGTGCACGGCGAGTTGCTTGCCCTGCGCCCGTTCTCCTCGGCCAACGGGCTGGTCGCCAGGGCGGCGGAGCGCGTCGTCCTCGTCGGCAGCGGACTGGACCCCAAGTCGATCTGCCCCGCGGAGGTCGGTCACGCCGAGCTCGGCCCTGCGGCGTACCTCGCGGCGCTCGACGGCTATCTGTCCGGGACCCCGGAGGGCTTGAGCGCCTGGATCGCCCACTGCGGCCGCGCCGTCGAACTCGGCGTCCGGGAGTCGACGGCGGTGTGCGAAGCGCTTCAGCGCGGAGCGGCGTGACGCCGTCCGGCCGGGCCAAGGGCGCCGGGCGCCCACGGCATTGAGGGCGGCGGGCAGGGACGTGGTGGAGGGGTGCGCCGGCCGGGCGCAAGGGTTGCGGCGGTACCGGACGGTACCGCCGCTGGCATGTCGGCCAAGTTACCAAGCGTCCTCGATATGTTGCCCATCAGGTCGGGAACTTTGCCCGTCACCTGGTGCGGCTGGCCCGTAATCGACGGGTCGACGTCGCGTGGGTGCTCGGCGTCCATGCTCGGTCCGTGGGGCCTTTGTTGCGTAGAAGGTGATCCTCTCGGATGTCCCAGGTCTCGCGGGCCGTTAACTCCTTTGTACTCCGACCGTACGACAAGCGGAACCCCTGGCCGCACTTTTTACTTTCCCTCTCAGATGCGGGCACAGGCCGTTGGGCCGCGGCGCCTGCTGGCGTACCAGACGAGTCCGGCGGTCGCGGCGGCCGCTCCCACCGCAGCGGCCGCGAGCAGTGCGGGGCGCGGCGGCATCGTGAACCCCGGGATCCGCTGCTTCAGTCGCACCGGCCGGTCGAAGACGAGCACCGGCCAGCCCCGTGAGGACGCCTCACGGCGCAGTCCCCGGTCGGGGTTGACCGCGTACGGATGACCCACGGCCTCCAGCATCGGAACGTCGGTGACGGAGTCGCTGTAGGCGTAGCAGCGCTCGAGGTCGTACCCCTCGGACGCGGCGAGCTCCTTGACCGCCTCGGCCTTGGTGGGGCCGTACGCGTAGTACTCCACCTCGCCGGTGAAGCAGCCGTCCTCGCCGACCACCATCCGCGTCGCCACCACCCGATCGGCGCCCAGCAGCTCGCCGATCGGCTCGACGACCTCGGCGCCCGAGCTGGAGACGATGACGACGTCGCGGCCTGCGGTGTGGTGGTCCTCGATCAGGGAGGCGGCCTCGTCGTAGATGATCGGGTCGATGAGGTCGTGAAGGGTCTCGGCGACGATCGCCCTCACCTGCTGGACGTTCCAGCCCTTGCAGAGCGATGACAGGTACTTCCGCATTCGCTCCATCTGGTCGTGGTCGGCGCCGCCCGCGAGAAAGACGAACTGGGTGTAAGCCGTCCTGAGCACGGCGCGACGGTTGATCAGCCCTCCGTGGTAGAAGGACTTGCTGAAGGTCAGCGCCGACGACTTCGCGATGACCGTCTTGTCCAGATCAAAGAAGGCTGCTGTGCGCGGCAAGGAGTGGTTTTCCACGACGCAGAGCATATGCGCCCTCCATTCGGCGTAAGGTGGGGCGCGTGGGTTTGCCTGAGAAGGCTCTCGGGTACACCATGGAAGTCACGGATCGTTCGCGACCGTGCTAACCCGGTCCGACTCCTCCCCCCCCGAGTCGGCCGTGGGGACGACCCCCGCTCTCCCCCCCGGCGGGGGTCGTCGCATGTCCGGACGCGTTTTCGCCGGCCTTCGCCGGTGACTCTCCCCTCTCGGCGCCCAGACGGGCCGGTCCACCTCCTCGGTCGTTCGTCACTCTGCGTGAGTGTATTGCTGCGCTGTGGAAGCCATGCCGGAAGTCACCGGTATGGGTTACCGGGTTATTCACAAGCGTTGAGTCGTCCACAGTTTTTGAGCAAGATCCACACGATTTTCGGCCGCCCTGCACGGTGATTCCGGCCGTGAAGTCCACGGGCCGGAGGAATCACCGATCCCGGATCGATCCCGCCTGTCGCGGGAGCGGGCCGGGCACGTGGGGACTGCTGTACGGCGCCCCGCGAGACCGCCGCGGCAGCGCGGCGAGAGGGGGAGAAGTCGTGGTGGGACACATGATGGCCGGAGCAGCGGGTGCGGGCGGTGCGACCGGCGCGAACGGCGGCGACGGGCTCCAGGGAGAGCGCCGGGCCGGCCCCTTGATCATCACCGAGGACCCGACGCTCCTGGACGACCTGCTGAGGCTGTGCGCCGCGGCCGGCGCCGAGCCTCAGGTCCACCATGCGGTGCCCGAAGGCCGGGGCGGCTGGGACGCGGCGCCACTGGTCCTGGTCGGTGACGACGCGGCCGCCCGATGCGTCGGGGCCACCCGCAGGAGAGGTGTCCTCCTCGTCGGTCGCGACCAGGACGATCCGCAGGTCTGGCGACGGGCGGTGGAGATCGGTGCCGACTGCGTGCTGAGGCTCCCCGACGCCGAGGGATGGCTCGTCGACAGGATCGCCGACGTCGCGGAGGGCGTGGGCCGCCCGGCGCTGACCGTCGGGGTGATCGGTGGGCGGGGCGGAGCGGGCGCGTCCACGCTGGCCTGCGCGCTCGCCGTGACAGCGGCCCGGGGCGGCCGGCGCACGATGCTCGTCGACGGAGATCCGCTCGGTGGCGGCCTTGACGTGCTTCTCGGCGGAGAGCAGCAGGCGGGGCGGCGCTGGCCCGACTTCGCGGCGTCCCGAGGCCGTGTTGCCGGCGGTGCGCTGGAGGAGGCGCTGCCCTCGGTGCACGGGCTGCGGGTGCTCAGCTGGGACCGGGGCGACTCGGTGACGATTCCGCCGGAGGCCATGCGGTCGGTGCTGGCTGCGGCACGCAGGCGCGGTGGCGTCGTCGTGGTGGATCTGCCCCGCCGGGTCGACGAGGGGACCGCGGAGGCACTGGCGCAGCTCGATGTCGGGCTGCTCGTGGTGCCGGGCGATCTGCGCGCCGTGGCGGCCGCGCGGCGGGTCGCCTCGACCGTCCGCATGGTGCTGGGCGATCTGCGGGTCGTCGTCCGCGGGCCCTGGGGCTCGGGGCTCGACGAACAGTGGGTCGCCGAGGCACTGGGACTGCCGCTGCTCGGCGAACTGCCGCTGGAGACGGGACTGGCCGCCGATCTCGATGCGGGAGTTCCGCCGGGTGCC
The Streptomyces tirandamycinicus DNA segment above includes these coding regions:
- a CDS encoding HAD family hydrolase, which produces MLCVVENHSLPRTAAFFDLDKTVIAKSSALTFSKSFYHGGLINRRAVLRTAYTQFVFLAGGADHDQMERMRKYLSSLCKGWNVQQVRAIVAETLHDLIDPIIYDEAASLIEDHHTAGRDVVIVSSSGAEVVEPIGELLGADRVVATRMVVGEDGCFTGEVEYYAYGPTKAEAVKELAASEGYDLERCYAYSDSVTDVPMLEAVGHPYAVNPDRGLRREASSRGWPVLVFDRPVRLKQRIPGFTMPPRPALLAAAAVGAAAATAGLVWYASRRRGPTACARI
- a CDS encoding ATP-binding protein — translated: MKIAFVGKGGSGKTTLSSLFIRHLAAQQAHVVAVDADINQHLGAALGLDEQEAGELPAMGAHLPLIKEYLRGTNPRITSAEKMIKTTPPGEGSRLLRVREDNPVYDACARTVRLDDGQIRLMATGPFTESDLGVACYHSKVGAVELCLNHLVDGPDEYVVVDMTAGSDSFASGMFTRFDMTFLVAEPTRKGVSVYRQYLDYARDFGVALKVVGNKIQGPDDLGFLRDEVGDDLLVAVGHSDWVRSMEKGRPPRFAELEEPNRAALRTLRQAADASYARRDWVRYTRQMVHFHLKNAESWGNAKTGVDLAAQVDPDFVLGEQAAQFSAPQPA
- a CDS encoding bifunctional SulP family inorganic anion transporter/carbonic anhydrase, with amino-acid sequence MSACDLPCASRAPRKPRTPRLTGLGSFRIPSRRTRTERDGRARGDSRSDRPDGRERPEGPDRPRRTASPSGTRHAADAGNGTEARTRGTARHQRPHGPPGAGPAGDRNRWPRRPGRGLRIASADLSASVCVFLIALPLSLGIALATGAPLQAGLVAAAVGGVVGGFLGGSPLQVSGPAAGLTVITADLIHRFGWRATCAITVLAGLTQLALAAMRVARSALVVSPAIVHGMLAGIGITIALAQLHIVLGGTPYSSALDNLLALPARLARLHPAALSVGAVTVALLLAWPHVPGSAGRLLRKAPAALAAVVGATLFASLAGLRLPRVDLPSWRSHALPALPEGPVPAIAAAVLTITLVTSVQSLLSAVAVDKLVAARGDARHTVHRSNLDRELAGQGAANTVSGALGGLPVAGVAVRSTANVRAGGVSRHSTILHGLWVALAALLLAPVLDLIPLAALAALVAVVGAQMVNVGHLRSVRRNRETAVCAVTMAGVVVVDVLAGVALGIAAAVAVALHRLTRTRVTVAERDGTLRIRVRGQLTFLAVPRLSRVLAQVPQGSDAVVELDGSFIDHAAHEALHGWRSAHEAQGGSAEFSGGPGGRPTEPVPAPHSCCRPWNPWRNHHCGGHPAVGQEQKPEGHRRRLASGLSSFQRNTAPLVRDELARLAREGQRPSQLFLTCADSRLVTSMITASGPGDLFTVRNMGNLVPRPGEETVDDSVAAAIEYAVNVLEVSSITVCGHSGCGAMRALLEGPPDGAGDGTPLRRWLRHGEPGLARMVSRDDHVPRLEGRPAGDAVEQLSLSNVVQQLEHLRAHGPVARRLAQGTLRLDGMFFDVAEAQVYLLSGGSGGGGVHSGQVLFEPVGLAPAAPDGISRRTAPA
- the ssd gene encoding septum site-determining protein Ssd, which produces MAGAAGAGGATGANGGDGLQGERRAGPLIITEDPTLLDDLLRLCAAAGAEPQVHHAVPEGRGGWDAAPLVLVGDDAAARCVGATRRRGVLLVGRDQDDPQVWRRAVEIGADCVLRLPDAEGWLVDRIADVAEGVGRPALTVGVIGGRGGAGASTLACALAVTAARGGRRTMLVDGDPLGGGLDVLLGGEQQAGRRWPDFAASRGRVAGGALEEALPSVHGLRVLSWDRGDSVTIPPEAMRSVLAAARRRGGVVVVDLPRRVDEGTAEALAQLDVGLLVVPGDLRAVAAARRVASTVRMVLGDLRVVVRGPWGSGLDEQWVAEALGLPLLGELPLETGLAADLDAGVPPGAGERDPLAGFCSAFWARAHTGGGAS
- a CDS encoding Fic family protein — encoded protein: MSTNSSDPLAALGDLPGVADAVDSVRKAVDRVYGHRVMRRRSNEVTSEAALRGARASAALSGADWALEEVRRRTDFGSGGEARTVGAALRLTAEAGQLLSIWRQSPLRVLARLHLVAEGGAAPDETVGRPRLVGEEVDEPLIDAPLPDAEEVAGRLEGLSRLVIAGSSAPALVLAAVVHGELLALRPFSSANGLVARAAERVVLVGSGLDPKSICPAEVGHAELGPAAYLAALDGYLSGTPEGLSAWIAHCGRAVELGVRESTAVCEALQRGAA